DNA from Candidatus Poribacteria bacterium:
GTTTTGATGGTTCGTTAACAAGTTATTTGCTGATTATTGGTTGCTGACGAGGTTTCAAACCCCGCCAGCAACAATATATGTGTCTTTTCGATAAGCCGAAGTTAAGTTATCTGTTCGACTTAATGTTCGCCCAAGATGTGGCGAGTTTGCCTTGTGGCTCTACCGGTGTCAGGAATGATGCAGCATCTTGGTTCATGCTTGCTTTGATCTCATCTGCTGAAAGCGCGCGATTCCAGAGCCGCACCTCATCAACGCTCCCTGTCCATGCTTCGCCGCTCCAAGTGCCGATTTGCACCGCGCTCGTATTTTGTGCAGGCGCGACTGGGTTGCCAGACTCCTCGGAGTGTGTTACTTCGCCGTCTACGTAGATCTCCACTAAGCCGCTATTATCATCCGTGTGGGTGTAGGCGAGATAATACCACTTGCCTGTTTCGAGTGCTGTTTCGTTGTCGTTGATGTCTTTGAATCCACCGGCTGCGCCATTAGTCCAAACTTTGATACCGTTCGCTGGGTTCATGCCGAATCCAAAGCCGATATGTCGGGTTGCACCGCCCTGTCGAGTGCCGAAGATAATGGCGTGCGCGCTTGGAAGCCGATCCAACTGCACCCATGCTGCTTGTGTGATTGCTCCTTCTATATGAAAGGCAGCATCGTCTTCAATGAGAACGTGATCTGCTGAAGCCGCAAATTGCAGTGCCGTTCCGTGCTTCCCATCAATCCATTTTGCATTGCCCTTTAGCTCACCCTCAAACCCGTTTGCGGATAAATCTTGGGTCGCAGTACCGGAACCTTCATCAAGTGGCATGTATAGGACGAGTCCTTCCATTAGGTCCGCGTGAGAAAACGTCACACATAAGAGTAAACAGAGTGTGATTGTTGAAAAGAGTTTCATGGAGTCTCCTTTTATAGTAAATTATAGAATTAAGTTGACGTTTCAATAGAAGCGGAAATCTCCATCGCCGCTGGCGAGGATTGTATCCTCGCCTCTTGCAATGTCCAAGTAATTATAGATTTTGCTATAGTTGAAAAGTGAAAACAGTCTAAAATTATACCGAAGTTCAAAAAGCAAAAACAATAGTTGTTTTTTTCTTCTTGCATGATATACTAACAGATTTTCGTTTTTGTCTCAATACAGAAAATTTTATTCCAAAAAACAAGTTGTTTTACTTCACACGCCTCATCTTGTGGAGATTTAAAAAAGTTTGCAATACAGATGCTTGTGTGATATAATTAAAAAAACTTGACAATTTTTCCATGGATGACCTATAATTTGCACTGGAACCTAAAAAAAGACTTGACGAAGTAAGTGTGTTTGTGATATTATACACGCGAAAATGAAAAAATCTTGACATTTAAGGTTCAGATAGTGTATAATTTATGGTAACTTGAAAAAAGTTACCTCCCGAATGTGTTTCTGGTATACTGAATACAGACATCGGGTTTTGTACCGTAACGCCCCATAGTTACGTTACGGTAACCAAAAGATATGAACGTTATGTCCTA
Protein-coding regions in this window:
- a CDS encoding LamG domain-containing protein: MKLFSTITLCLLLCVTFSHADLMEGLVLYMPLDEGSGTATQDLSANGFEGELKGNAKWIDGKHGTALQFAASADHVLIEDDAAFHIEGAITQAAWVQLDRLPSAHAIIFGTRQGGATRHIGFGFGMNPANGIKVWTNGAAGGFKDINDNETALETGKWYYLAYTHTDDNSGLVEIYVDGEVTHSEESGNPVAPAQNTSAVQIGTWSGEAWTGSVDEVRLWNRALSADEIKASMNQDAASFLTPVEPQGKLATSWANIKSNR